From Flavipsychrobacter sp., a single genomic window includes:
- a CDS encoding acyltransferase yields the protein MSSIISKVIRKAFRLREEMSVGFYVTDFLFRKLFRQNSGVKWAVHHTATIHCPERITRGIGTYPGDSPGVYIDANNGIKIGDYTNLGPNVGLISSNHDFVNNDEYVKAPPIEIGNFCWMGKGATILPSVQLGDFTMVGAGAVVTKSFKDGYCVIAGNPAVIIKQLNRAECEAFAKSKQQ from the coding sequence ATGAGTAGTATTATCTCAAAAGTAATTCGTAAAGCTTTTCGTCTACGTGAGGAGATGAGTGTAGGCTTTTATGTTACTGACTTTTTGTTTCGTAAGCTATTTCGACAAAATTCGGGTGTGAAGTGGGCTGTACATCATACTGCTACAATTCATTGTCCTGAAAGGATAACTCGGGGTATAGGTACTTATCCAGGGGACTCGCCGGGAGTATATATAGATGCTAATAATGGTATAAAGATTGGCGATTACACTAATCTGGGTCCTAACGTTGGTTTGATATCCTCAAATCATGATTTTGTAAATAATGACGAATATGTAAAGGCTCCACCTATAGAGATCGGTAATTTCTGTTGGATGGGAAAGGGGGCAACAATTTTACCTAGTGTGCAGCTTGGCGATTTTACAATGGTAGGTGCTGGTGCTGTAGTTACTAAAAGCTTTAAAGATGGATACTGTGTAATAGCAGGCAATCCGGCAGTAATAATTAAACAACTAAATAGAGCCGAGTGTGAAGCTTTTGCAAAAAGCAAACAGCAATAA
- a CDS encoding YfhO family protein, whose protein sequence is MQSFDFKKLLPHLLIILGFIVLAALYSYPQLQGEVLNQHDIVSWKGMVKEGMDYHEKTGENVLWSNSMFGGMPTYTHYVPESNNYIYSIQTAITTVLGKPISFLFIAMFCFYILISTLGANKLIGIIGSIAYAFSSYNVIIIGAGHETKMLAIAYMPAVIAGLLLLYRVKWWRGVPILGISLALMISTGHYQIIYYTIFIILAALIDLFIKAIKNGALKKFFIRSSIAAIIALVALGPNMPSFLTTLEYNKTTMRGGNSELTINHDASKQQSKNGGLDKDYAFRWSNGKMETFCILVPGLYGGSSSEDAGENSATYDKLTSMGVGAQDAARVSSALPLYWGDQPFLSGPVYFGAIICLLFVLGLLVIKSPHKWWLVAASAFGIMMSWGKNFEMINFLLFDILPGLNKFRTPSMWLVIPQVLFPLLGMWGLYDIVQEKVSKEELWKKVKLSVIITGGLSLLLGVGGSMFLDFRSDNDAQILQQYTQSFGNNQQAAQQVMSAIYEDRADMAMNSSLVSALFILLAGGLLWAFAQKKIKGQQMLIGLAILVTIDLVKTDTRYLNESNYIEEDAYDAAFIPRPVDQQIKQDPDPYYRVLDLSRNTYNDAIQSYHHKTIGGYHPAKIEAYQDMIDIHLGGNGFNAEVLNMLNAKYIIFGGQGGQATASPNPGALGNAWFVNNIKWVETADEEILSLSAHRLGDTSTVPDAFNAATTAVIRKSFEKELGDGVIGKDSTASIKLTKYGLNDLSFESNNSQTGLAVFSDIYYPYGWKAYVDGQETPIVKANYILRAIKIPAGQHKIEFKFHPDSFYTGNTIALISSILLILMTIAAIVMMFRQGQAGTETKA, encoded by the coding sequence ATGCAATCTTTCGATTTTAAAAAGCTACTGCCACATCTGTTGATCATTTTAGGTTTTATAGTATTGGCAGCATTGTATAGTTATCCTCAACTTCAAGGTGAGGTTCTTAACCAACATGATATTGTTTCATGGAAAGGTATGGTGAAGGAAGGTATGGACTATCATGAGAAGACTGGTGAGAATGTGTTATGGAGTAATTCCATGTTTGGAGGTATGCCTACATATACACACTATGTTCCTGAATCAAATAACTACATATACAGCATTCAAACTGCCATTACTACCGTGTTAGGCAAGCCTATAAGCTTTTTGTTTATAGCAATGTTCTGTTTTTACATCCTGATCTCAACTTTGGGTGCTAATAAGTTGATAGGTATAATAGGGTCTATAGCATATGCTTTTTCATCGTATAATGTGATCATAATTGGCGCAGGACACGAAACAAAAATGCTAGCTATAGCTTATATGCCTGCTGTAATAGCAGGATTGCTATTGCTATATAGGGTCAAGTGGTGGCGTGGCGTGCCTATATTGGGTATATCATTGGCATTGATGATATCTACAGGGCATTACCAAATAATATATTATACAATATTTATAATACTTGCGGCTTTGATCGATTTGTTCATAAAAGCAATCAAGAATGGTGCATTGAAGAAATTCTTTATCAGGTCGTCAATAGCTGCAATAATCGCGTTGGTTGCATTAGGGCCAAATATGCCTAGCTTTTTAACAACATTAGAATACAATAAAACTACCATGCGTGGTGGTAATAGTGAATTGACCATAAACCATGATGCTAGTAAGCAGCAGAGTAAAAATGGTGGATTAGATAAAGATTATGCTTTTAGGTGGAGTAACGGTAAAATGGAAACGTTTTGCATACTAGTACCAGGTTTATATGGAGGGTCTTCGTCTGAAGACGCGGGTGAAAATTCGGCAACTTATGATAAGCTAACTAGCATGGGAGTAGGGGCACAAGATGCAGCTAGAGTGTCGTCTGCATTGCCATTGTATTGGGGCGATCAACCTTTTCTTTCAGGTCCGGTATACTTTGGTGCTATAATTTGTTTATTGTTTGTATTAGGACTGCTTGTAATAAAGAGTCCTCATAAATGGTGGCTTGTTGCTGCAAGTGCTTTTGGTATCATGATGTCTTGGGGAAAGAATTTTGAAATGATAAACTTCCTTCTTTTTGACATTCTACCTGGTCTAAATAAATTCAGAACGCCATCTATGTGGTTGGTTATTCCGCAAGTGTTATTCCCCTTACTAGGTATGTGGGGGCTATATGATATAGTTCAGGAGAAGGTGAGTAAAGAGGAATTATGGAAAAAGGTAAAGCTGTCTGTTATTATTACTGGTGGTTTGAGTTTACTACTGGGTGTAGGTGGTAGTATGTTTTTAGACTTCAGGTCTGATAATGATGCACAGATCCTTCAACAATACACACAGTCATTTGGTAATAACCAACAGGCAGCACAACAAGTAATGAGTGCTATATATGAAGATAGGGCTGATATGGCTATGAACTCGTCATTAGTAAGTGCCTTATTCATATTGTTAGCAGGTGGACTACTGTGGGCATTTGCGCAAAAGAAGATCAAAGGTCAACAGATGCTTATTGGTCTCGCCATATTGGTGACCATTGATCTGGTGAAAACAGATACACGTTATTTGAATGAGTCGAATTATATAGAAGAGGATGCTTATGATGCAGCTTTTATTCCTCGACCAGTTGATCAACAAATAAAACAGGATCCTGACCCTTACTACAGGGTGTTGGATTTAAGTAGAAATACCTATAACGATGCTATACAATCATATCATCATAAGACCATTGGAGGGTATCATCCTGCAAAAATAGAAGCTTATCAAGATATGATAGATATTCACCTAGGTGGAAATGGCTTTAATGCCGAGGTGTTGAATATGCTGAATGCTAAGTATATTATATTCGGAGGGCAGGGAGGTCAAGCTACGGCTTCTCCTAATCCTGGTGCTTTAGGTAATGCATGGTTTGTCAATAATATTAAGTGGGTGGAAACAGCAGATGAAGAAATTTTATCATTAAGTGCTCATAGACTTGGTGATACCTCAACTGTTCCTGATGCATTTAATGCTGCTACTACTGCTGTTATCAGAAAGTCTTTTGAAAAAGAACTCGGTGATGGTGTAATTGGGAAAGATAGTACAGCTTCTATTAAGTTGACAAAATATGGTCTAAATGACCTGAGTTTTGAGTCAAATAATAGCCAAACGGGACTGGCTGTGTTTTCTGATATCTATTACCCATATGGTTGGAAGGCATATGTAGATGGGCAAGAGACGCCTATTGTTAAAGCAAACTACATATTAAGAGCTATCAAGATACCTGCAGGACAGCACAAAATTGAATTTAAGTTTCATCCTGATAGTTTCTACACTGGTAATACTATTGCATTAATATCGAGTATTCTACTTATATTAATGACGATAGCGGCTATTGTCATGATGTTTAGACAGGGGCAGGCAGGTACAGAAACTAAAGCATGA
- a CDS encoding thiamine pyrophosphate-dependent enzyme — MDRKKDKLPTDLLLKAYRLMMTAKAMADIYDENRQICKYVHSTSRGHEAIQLATGFLLKPDDYVSPYYRDESLMLGMGFRPYEMMLQLLAKGDDPFTGGRAYYNHPNSRREGFPKIINQSSATGMQAIPTTGVAQGIQYIEKQKLKDYKKPPVVICSLGDGSVTEGEVSEAFQFAVLHQLPIIYLVQDNDWGISVSSDEARTMDAYEYAAGFKGMERVRVDGSDFLDSYQTMEYTIDWVRKERKPILVHAKVPLLGHHTSGVRKEWYRTDEDLEKHSVDDPGPKLRALLLQRQGMTASMLDHIEQEERAYAQKEFDLAVAAADPDPSTVSDHVYAPTPITEEQGIRKPAGGEKVVMVDAALHAIEELMREYPECLFYGQDVGKRLGGVFREAATLANKFGDDRVFNTAIQEAYIIGSTVGMSALGLKPIVEVQFADYIYPAINQLVTEISKSSYLTCGKFPVSCILRVPIGAYGGGGPYHSGSVESTLATIKGIKIAYPSNAADLKGLIKAAFHDPNPVMMLEHKGLYWSKVPGTEEAKCIEPDKDYILPFGKGNIVQAASQEAIDNGESLCIVTYGMGVHWAYNAAKQFPDKVEVIDLRTIYPLDEELVFNSVKRHGKCIVLTEEQLRNSFCEALAGRIAQNCFQFLDAPVQTIGALDLPAVPMNMKLEEAMLPNADKVAEKIATLLSY, encoded by the coding sequence ATGGATAGAAAAAAAGACAAACTTCCGACAGACCTGCTACTAAAGGCATACCGCCTTATGATGACTGCCAAAGCTATGGCAGATATATATGATGAGAATAGGCAAATTTGCAAATACGTACACAGTACGTCTCGTGGACATGAAGCTATACAATTAGCCACAGGATTTTTATTAAAACCTGACGATTATGTAAGTCCATACTACCGTGACGAAAGCCTAATGCTCGGAATGGGATTCCGACCATATGAAATGATGCTACAACTACTAGCCAAAGGTGACGACCCTTTTACAGGCGGTAGGGCATATTACAACCACCCTAATAGCAGAAGAGAAGGTTTTCCTAAAATAATAAACCAAAGCAGTGCTACAGGGATGCAAGCAATACCAACAACAGGTGTTGCTCAAGGAATACAATACATTGAAAAGCAAAAACTAAAAGATTACAAGAAACCTCCTGTTGTCATCTGCTCACTGGGAGATGGTAGTGTTACAGAAGGTGAGGTAAGTGAAGCTTTCCAATTTGCCGTATTACACCAATTACCAATTATTTACCTAGTACAAGATAATGACTGGGGCATATCAGTAAGTAGCGATGAGGCAAGAACCATGGATGCTTACGAGTATGCAGCTGGTTTTAAAGGAATGGAGCGCGTGCGTGTAGATGGTAGTGACTTCCTCGACTCCTACCAAACGATGGAGTATACTATCGATTGGGTAAGAAAAGAGCGTAAACCAATATTGGTACATGCTAAAGTGCCTCTATTAGGTCACCATACATCAGGAGTACGTAAAGAATGGTATCGTACCGATGAAGACTTGGAAAAGCATAGTGTTGATGACCCAGGGCCAAAACTTCGTGCTCTATTATTACAACGTCAGGGCATGACCGCTTCTATGCTTGACCATATTGAGCAGGAAGAAAGAGCATATGCACAAAAGGAATTTGATCTAGCAGTTGCAGCTGCAGACCCTGACCCAAGTACAGTTTCAGACCATGTATATGCTCCAACGCCGATAACAGAGGAGCAAGGCATTCGTAAACCAGCTGGTGGCGAAAAAGTAGTCATGGTTGATGCCGCACTACACGCCATCGAAGAGCTAATGCGCGAATACCCTGAATGTCTTTTCTATGGGCAAGATGTAGGTAAACGTCTTGGAGGTGTTTTTAGAGAAGCAGCAACATTGGCGAATAAGTTTGGAGATGACAGGGTCTTTAACACAGCCATTCAAGAAGCTTATATAATAGGTAGCACTGTAGGCATGAGTGCATTAGGACTCAAACCAATAGTTGAAGTTCAATTTGCAGACTACATCTACCCTGCTATCAATCAGCTGGTTACAGAGATCAGTAAAAGTAGCTATTTAACATGTGGAAAGTTTCCTGTTAGCTGTATACTAAGGGTACCTATTGGTGCATATGGTGGTGGTGGTCCTTATCATAGTGGTAGTGTAGAAAGCACATTAGCTACTATAAAAGGAATTAAAATAGCTTACCCAAGTAATGCGGCAGACTTAAAAGGTCTGATCAAAGCAGCCTTTCATGACCCTAACCCTGTAATGATGCTAGAGCATAAAGGTCTATACTGGAGCAAGGTGCCTGGTACTGAAGAGGCTAAATGTATTGAACCCGACAAGGACTACATACTACCTTTTGGAAAAGGGAATATTGTACAAGCAGCGTCGCAAGAAGCTATTGACAATGGAGAGAGTTTATGTATTGTTACTTATGGAATGGGAGTGCACTGGGCATATAATGCAGCAAAACAATTCCCTGACAAAGTAGAGGTGATTGACCTTCGTACCATCTACCCTCTTGATGAAGAATTAGTATTCAATAGTGTAAAGAGACATGGTAAGTGTATCGTATTAACAGAAGAACAGCTGCGTAACTCTTTCTGCGAAGCACTGGCTGGCAGAATTGCTCAAAACTGTTTCCAATTTTTAGATGCTCCGGTACAAACAATAGGTGCACTTGATCTACCTGCTGTGCCTATGAACATGAAACTCGAAGAGGCGATGTTACCTAACGCTGATAAGGTTGCTGAAAAAATAGCAACGCTGTTATCCTACTAG
- a CDS encoding mechanosensitive ion channel: protein MNYLDQVTQLAISYAPKVLGAVITLFIGFWLARVLASRLRKVLESKDVDESLVPFLHSLVLILIKVLVLFSAASMFGLEVTSFVAIFSAVAFAVGMALQGNLSHMAAGILILFFKPFRVGHFIVTQGYSGTVREIQIFNTILTTLDNRVIIVPNGAIMSGPIENLTANDKRKVPMTFGIGYGDDIDKARSVIKQVADGCPEIDHDQPVDIIVTELADSSVNFSVRPWCKTADYWTVYAYMHEHIKKAFDKEGIGIPFPQMDVHLHKKDA from the coding sequence ATGAATTATTTAGATCAAGTAACACAATTAGCTATTAGTTATGCGCCCAAAGTACTAGGTGCTGTCATTACATTATTTATTGGTTTCTGGTTAGCTAGAGTGTTGGCAAGTAGATTAAGAAAGGTTTTAGAAAGTAAAGATGTTGATGAGTCATTAGTCCCATTTCTACATTCATTAGTATTGATACTGATAAAGGTATTAGTTCTATTTAGTGCAGCGTCTATGTTCGGGCTTGAAGTGACTTCTTTTGTGGCCATTTTTAGCGCTGTTGCATTTGCTGTAGGTATGGCTTTGCAGGGTAACCTAAGCCATATGGCAGCAGGTATTTTGATCCTGTTTTTTAAGCCATTTAGAGTAGGACACTTTATTGTTACTCAAGGGTATTCTGGTACAGTAAGAGAAATTCAAATATTCAATACTATTTTAACTACGTTGGATAACCGTGTGATCATAGTTCCAAATGGTGCAATAATGTCAGGTCCTATTGAAAACCTTACTGCTAATGATAAGCGTAAAGTGCCTATGACTTTCGGTATAGGTTATGGCGATGATATTGATAAAGCTCGTTCTGTTATTAAGCAGGTGGCAGATGGATGCCCTGAAATAGATCATGACCAACCTGTTGATATTATTGTTACAGAATTAGCGGATAGTTCGGTTAATTTCTCAGTTCGCCCATGGTGTAAAACTGCTGATTATTGGACGGTGTATGCCTATATGCACGAACACATAAAAAAGGCATTTGATAAAGAAGGTATTGGTATTCCATTCCCACAAATGGATGTACATCTTCATAAGAAAGATGCTTAA
- a CDS encoding uracil-DNA glycosylase family protein — MKNLIRQINDCNICASYLEHGIRPIIQVSEQAKILIVGQAPGRKVHETGIPWDDPSGNQLRKWLGVDKTIFYNESKIALVPMGFCYPGKGKTGDLPPRKECAPQWHKMLLDSMNKIELTLLVGQYAQQYYLQENIKSNLTQTVQAYKEYLPNMLPLPHPSPRNRFWLTKNPWFEKEVIPYLQNVVNKHI, encoded by the coding sequence GTGAAAAATCTAATTAGGCAAATAAACGATTGTAACATATGTGCATCATATCTAGAGCATGGCATACGTCCAATTATTCAAGTTAGTGAACAAGCAAAAATTCTTATTGTAGGACAAGCTCCCGGAAGAAAAGTACATGAAACAGGAATTCCTTGGGATGACCCTAGCGGGAACCAATTAAGAAAATGGCTAGGCGTAGACAAAACTATTTTTTATAATGAATCTAAAATAGCACTAGTACCAATGGGGTTTTGCTACCCCGGGAAAGGGAAAACAGGAGACCTACCACCTAGAAAAGAATGTGCACCCCAATGGCATAAAATGCTTTTAGACAGCATGAATAAAATTGAATTAACATTACTTGTTGGCCAGTATGCACAACAATACTACCTGCAAGAAAATATAAAAAGTAACCTAACCCAAACAGTACAAGCGTACAAAGAGTACTTACCTAATATGCTTCCTCTACCTCACCCATCTCCACGCAATCGTTTTTGGTTAACCAAGAACCCTTGGTTTGAAAAAGAAGTAATACCCTATTTGCAAAATGTAGTTAACAAACATATCTAA